From the genome of Gallus gallus isolate bGalGal1 chromosome 4, bGalGal1.mat.broiler.GRCg7b, whole genome shotgun sequence:
CCACATGTCGAGCACGCATCTCTATGTGAAGCATAGCTAAAATGTGTAACTGATGTAAATCACTCTTTATATATCAAGTTCCAGattttctgaaagtgttttaGGATGTAAAAGGGACAGCTGAAAAGGCCTAAATGGTAGTGTTGGCCATCGCTAACCTTAGGGATTGCTTTGTAATTATACAGCTTAACTACGTGTGGTTgtatttaaccttttttttttttccaacagggAACAGAAGGGTAAACATTCTATGTATTTTCCCATCAGTGTATCTCAGCTGTGCTTAACTGTGACAACCTGAGCAGCTGAAACATTAATTTAGCCTTATATATGTTCAATTCAGTTTGATTCATGCAAATACTTCTGTTTGCTCtaaagagaactgaaaatactgttttctcaCAAGCAGTAATTGGATGGTAATGCTATTTCATCATTGAGCTCAGGAAGCTACAACATCCCACAGTAAGattcagaaatgtttcacaGATCTGGCATCAGACATCTTTTGGACCATTACTGCAGAGTGTGCTCCACTGTTGAGTAGATTCAAAACAAGATTCAAAAGCTGGTCAGCACAGCTGTCCTTTACTCACACAGTGCTCTCTAATGGttctttcagagctgctgcaacCTGCCAAGGAATCCAGTTCAGCAGTCCAGCAGTCTTGCCATTACCCGAGTAAGTAGTCCCACAGCTCTTATTCAGTAACAGTTTAAATGATCATTGTTGAGGAAGCCTTGGGGGCATTACACATTTCACTGGcagtaagaaaaatgttttggaatACATACACACTAATACTACTGAAAAGCACTGCCAAAGTTATCTTTCAGCATAGTGCACCCCTTAATCTGCTTCCTTTTCACTTCCTAGAGAGAACTGCATTTAGTGGAGGCTAAGTTATATCTTACAATATAACTATTTTTGTACAACTACTTCTAAATTATATGCACACAGAACATTTACAGATGacaagcatttcattttctgtttgcgTGGTTATCTGTCAGTTTAAGGTCTTGCATTTCAGAGCCACTCTGAATTTTCTGGGCAGGGAAGGTGGTGGTACCATAGAAGCACTGTGCTGTTAGCACTACAGGCACCGTCACAGAAGGGGTTGACCTGCTGCCTCCCCATGGACAGGGTATGGCACCATCCTCCTGCCCTTGTGACTCAGTGTAGAGTCTGGATGAGAACACCAGTGAAATTAGAGCACTGAGGTAAGTGGTATAAATTAGGAATCTTTTTTTGTAGTGCTTCGGACTTACCAAAACTTTGAAACCGCCCcatattatttgtttatttatttatttattgtgctcctaaacaaaaacaaaaacaacaacaacaaaaaaagagtgGCTAACActgcactgaagaaaagagattaTTAATGCCTGTTGCAGCAGCAGGTGCGCAAAGTTCTCCACTCATAATCCTGCTGACCTTGTAGTCAAAGGTCAAAACCAGAGATGGTGTAGCACACAGTAACAGACAGACTGCTCAGTACAACCATAGATTGACTTTGGCTTATGACATCTCCTTTGAAACTGTGATATTGCCTTTCCAAATGCCTGCTGGTCACGCCGAGTATGTGCTGAAGACGAATTGAATCGTTTCAATTTCTTACCTCATGCAGAGTGTGCACATAAACTGCTGCAGCATTCAGTGGCTTCAGCCTGCTGTGTATGAtagcaaaatgtattttataagaATACCAACTGGAAGTAGAATTTTCTTCGTAAGACAGCTGTTTTCATTGGTCTTTAGATGTAAATAGAGTAcaaagagggaggaaaataagTATCTGGGTCAGAGATGTCAAACTCATTGACTTAAGCTGAGTTATCCTCATTTAAATATCTACATAAGCAGCTTAGTCAGCAAAAACGTTAAATATCAGCTTATTCTGGTAACTTGCTTTACTGAGTGTTCTGCACAATTCGGTGATAAAAACCAGTTATTTGGGTACATAAAACACAGTGTTaggcacttctgaaaatgacCCTTACAACACTATTTTTGTGAAGAGAtgttttcaagtgaaaaaaataatttgttttgttttgttttgtttttaatatcttgAGATGTTCTAAAAACACTTTGAATCCTACAGATGTTACTATCTTTTACAAAGAACTTGTCACAGGAATGGAGTCACACAACCTGCTGGTCTGACAAAGTGCAACTGACTACAAAATAATTCACTGACATTAACTTAGATAATGTCTTCTTTCATTCAttcaaagaaattcagaagttaTCTGTAGTTCCTATTGCTAAAAAAGTAATATATATACGCTATagtaattaaagcaaaaaacgaaacaaacaacaacaaaaaaaggacaTGTTTAATGGTATattcttttcactgaaatattaacTATTTGTGGTGCAAGAACTGCTTAAATGCCTGTCAGAACTAGGGCACTTCCTGGTACCTTCCATCCATGTAaccatttttattcattttcgTCCTCTTTcatcatatatttattttgcttgatttcagacagaagcaggaattGACAGGAGGTTGAAGATCACTAACACTACACTTTTCAGATCATTTAAAAGCACTGTTACTTGGATTCTATTTGCTTTACTTCCAGAACTTGCAATGAAACCTTCGTCATGCAGCCAGTCATTTATTCACAGCCTACCAGCATCCCATAAACTTTACTCTTCTCACTTCTTTACTTTGTGGAGTTtgataatttctgtttttaaacactatCATACACCTGTAGCCTGTGCTTCCCTCTAAGTTTAGCCCCACAGGTAGTGAGGTCTCCTTCTTCAATGCAGTTTACCATCATCAGACATGTCCTAGATGGCTCTCTTAGACATTCCCAGATAATTCTGAGAAGCTGACTGGCAAACACCCAGTCTTTTTGTTCTGTAACAATCCTATGTTATCAAAGGTTTATGATGAACGTATTTGCTTTCTAAACAAAAAACGACATTTGGTTTaggtgaaattatttttcaccttatttttctgaagtatttaaaatgtaaattttctCAGAACTGCCAGCAGCATATATTGCACATACAGCccatttttgaaaatgatatTTGTAGTATTTGTTCATCCTGCTTTCCCATGTGTGCTGATTGCTGGTGCTGTAGACTGACCTTAAGACACACTGCAGAATTTCACACGTGGCATCTTTACTCATGTCTAAACCAAAGTTCTCCATCCAAGGCAGAAGCCGAAAAGCCAAGAAGCCATTTCTAACATGACAATTCTCTTCACCAAAGAAATCTTACGCAGATTTATTAGTACATGATATCTTCGGCTGTAACATTTGCCTCTTCTGTTTTAGTCTTAATTTTAGGGAAATTAATACAACTAATGGCTATAAGCAGCAAATTCACTGCGTGTGCTGCGGCGCCTGCCACGCAAATCCAGAAACAATCCTCAAACTGTTCTTCTAAGATAACAAACTGAAAGACGTTTTCCCGAAAATTGGCGATCCTTTCTGTGAGGCGGTGAAGTTTCACAGCAGCCATAAAGCCGGTGACTGCAAGAGCTACGAATCCACctgcaacaaaacagaagaagcGTTCACCATTGCTGTCAAAACACTGTGGTTGTGCTTCAGAAAGACTTACTAAATACAAAAGTGAGCAGAACGAGATAGGCTTGGGCATGGCTTAAACATCTTCAAAATGCTTAGCCTTTATTGTACGGCCAAGCGTTACAGCAGTGTTTGCAACGAGGTCCCTTTATCAGTGACTGTAAAGACCAACATTTGCAGCTCCTATAATAAGCTGACGAGGTACAATAAGCTGAAATACCATCTAACAGTTCTGCTTTGGTAAATGAGATTTTACTGCAACTTCATTTAATTCACAAGTACTTAAACCAAGGAGATATTTTGTAAGGCAAGAGAAGCTTTGCTgttaacattcttttttttttttacaaatgtgaCCTGATGAAAAGTACTGGTAAATTATTTTACCTGCAAGGAAATTCCAAAGGCATATTCCTGCTGGACCCTTAATAGCCCGGTAGGGAACTTTTATTGCGTTAAGAATGCAGAATCCAAAACTGaccagagaaaaggaaatggccACACAAAGGAACATTATTATCATCACATGTAGGCCTGTATTCAGTTTCTTCACCATATGTGGGAAaactggcaagaaaaaaatcatctattcagtgtgtaattttttttttgacaacaataaaaacagcaCACTGTGCTCATACAATGAACTCAGATTATACCTAAACAAGGCTATTTTCAAAGAAGCAGTCAGTTCAGGTGGTTACCCTCATCTTAGTTCATTATGCTTTGTTTCTCAGTGTATCAGACAAACAGGATATATTCTACCACAGGAAAAATCCTTCACAGAGGACCTGTGAAGGAGGATTCGGGGTTGagtaatgttttatttatctcGTGTTAATATCTTAATCACCTTTGTTTTCCACTCCAAACTCCTCTTTTTCAGTTTCCCAGTCCTGTCCCATGCTTTTAATTTCATCCCTTTGAAGTCCAGGAGTCCCAGTTTCCTTATCCAGGCCTTTACTGCCTGATAAGGTGCTGCTCCTGTCTGATTTATTCTTTCATAtgattcttctttctctctcttcctacTGGCTCCAGTGAGATCTACTCTGAATTCATATTTCCTAATCTCACAGGTTTCACTTTTCAAATTCTCTTCTTGGTTTCACaatataattctgtgattctgtgaaatgagaAGCCAGAAACTGGCTTACTTTCTCACAGGAAAGTAACTGGCAGTAAAAAAGCAAAGTGTTTAGCTTTACTATAAGTCAGCATCAGGGTGGTTCTAAGGATTCTTTTGCCTCTTTTTCAAAGCCATGAGCAGTAAGCCTGGcttaataaagaagaaagaatctTGAGGAAGAACACTGCCGTGGGGGCTGCTGACACATTCCAGCTGTGTCTGCCGTGCACACAGACAAATGTCTGCTTCCCCAGCTGGTTCCCAGGGCTCGATTCAGATGTCAAAACATAAACATCTCACACCAATTTATGTGCCTTAGCACTTCCAGAAAAACCACATGGGTCTCATATAGATGACACAGTATGAATGGAACACCTCCGGGAGGAGGTGAGTCTGACAGCTCTGTAGTACTACCATGATTTTGATGCCAGCGCTGCAAAGTTTTCAACTTTTATAGAGCTAttaaagtatttaaaagggaaaatCTCTTGCACAATTGTTTACCTAACCACACAGTCGTGTCCACTGCAGTTAATGACCCAGTTTTATAGTTCTAACAGGGAAAACTCTTATTAGCATTAGTGAGGGCTTTGTTTGTCCAAGAAGGATAGGATCACGTCCTCCAGATATGTATCAACACACCCCATAGTGATGGTGGAATACTAGGCCTTCCTCTCAGCTTACACTGTAATTAATCAGAAAGTATACTAATGAGTCCAGAAAGTTGTAGAAAGATTGCAAAGGGTATTGGCTACCTTTTTTGTCATTCTGTCTCACAGCTGTGGATAGGGTGACAGAACTGggactgtatttctgtatatcttgcaaagaaacagcagctgagcagagcaagAAGAACTTTGCCCTGCTTTCCTACTTGCCAGCCGCTTTGATTACTGAAATGTGACTGGTCCACATTCagcatttttgtgtgtgtgtgtgtgtcttcaGAGTTACCAGAAAAGAAGTTACAAACTTCTTCAACACGTTAATAAAGTTAGGAGGATCTGCAATGGAAAACATCTGCATTGGGACAGATGGAGAAATGCATCAGTGTGGACAGCTAAATACATCTCTAcctcttaaaagaaaacaaaaccacatgcACACAAAGAAAGTGAGGAGCTCAACAAAGAAGGCAACaactgaggcacagaaatactgcagagcAACACTCATCTTCAGTTAAGAAGATTAAGTTTAGAAAGCTTCAGTTAAGGGGATAGTGTGACTTACAGGGTCACCTCAAATGTACTTCCTTCTATAGCTCAGTCTGGGACACAAACAGTGACTTTCACTCCCTTTACAAGACTAAAGGGAAACCCTCAGTCGAGCCCTAGgggttttgtttcttgattCCAGGATTACAGAACAtaaccagaggaaaaaaaaaaaaaaaaactagcatGAAATGGTAGACCTTTTACATTGCCACCCAAATCCCAAACCATATAGACCACAAGCAAGCCATGAATACAAGTTTAATGATAATGAATTGCATGCTACAAGTTCTGCAAACAAAACGGAGCCCCTCTAGAGTTGAACTAAACATTCGAGTTCGGGATCCAACCACAACTGCACTTACCTGAGAATTTGGAGCGACGCCCGCCCAGCCCACACTGACGTATTTTGCCACCTCGGAAGAGTCCATAGTAAATTTCTCCAATGAACTTGACCAGCTCCGGGTCTGTGGCATTGACCAATTCAGCCCCTGTTTTGCACAGGATCTTCCCAGTCATCCACTTCGGGGTCCCCATTGCGACAACAATCAAGATAAAAGATGCAAAACTTATTACAGAAGCCAAGGC
Proteins encoded in this window:
- the CLRN2 gene encoding clarin-2 yields the protein MPGCFKKTLFALASVISFASFILIVVAMGTPKWMTGKILCKTGAELVNATDPELVKFIGEIYYGLFRGGKIRQCGLGGRRSKFSVFPHMVKKLNTGLHVMIIMFLCVAISFSLVSFGFCILNAIKVPYRAIKGPAGICLWNFLAGGFVALAVTGFMAAVKLHRLTERIANFRENVFQFVILEEQFEDCFWICVAGAAAHAVNLLLIAISCINFPKIKTKTEEANVTAEDIMY